Genomic window (Rhododendron vialii isolate Sample 1 chromosome 4a, ASM3025357v1):
CAATTCTAATGTTGAAGTCTACTCAGGCAACTGCAGGTCTGAGGCTGTTGCAAGGTGATGCATCTGATCAAATTTTGCAAGCGGTAATGTCAAACTCCTTTCTGCTCTTTGTTCAAAGTTTCCTTGAGCATTTTATTCACCAGTGGATTTCAATTCTATATTCAATAGGTCAGAGATTTTTTAAAGGATGACAGCACCTTTGTATCTAAGGCTGATTGGGTCACAGTATTGGATGGAACTCAAGAAGGTGCTTATCTGTGGGTATGTTTATCAAACTTAACATGCTGTGTATGTAAACTCGTTTGTGGAGTGGCAGATTAGGACTCCTCTTTAGAtgtttcctctttttttccattttcatagCTAGTGTTtaggtgaaagtacataaacaccccctcaactatcactgtTTCTCGTAAACgccccctcacatttaaaagcgcccatggagaccccctcaactactgGAAACGAAATAATGACAAACTCCGTTAACGGAATGGATAAATTGACGAATATACCCCTATTATATTATACTCTTACatgataatttcaaaaaaaccctgAAATTATTTTCCCCACCCCTCCCTAGTTCTggttcggagagagagagagagagagagagagagagagagaggaggaggaggagagtgatcggcgaccaccaccaccgccactggCAGTGCCACCAACAGCAAAGCTTCGACCCCGGCCATCCCCACTCTCTCTGTACTTATTAATCTCTCCTCTCCTTGCATTGAACAACCGTCCTCCGACCACCCCCTGGCACACCTCCAACCCCTGCCGCCAAGCCGTTCCGCCAAACCACCATTCATACCACCACGACTCAAAACCCCCATCGCGACTGGCCTCCTCGCCGCCAAGCCACAGATCCCTCTTCACCGTCAAGCTCCGCTTCTACAATCGAAAATTTCCCAAATTCGACCCCGACGACATCGTTTCCCTGTTTGCACTTCGATTGGGTCCGGCTTCATTGCTTGTGTTTCTCTAACCAACTGGTAGAGTTTGCCACTTCATGTTGCTctgtaaaattgattttgagttttgtatgatgatgatgaattaTTGGGAGAGAGTTGTGTTTTCTCTGTTTGAATCAGGCACCAATTGCAAACCCTATACGACTCTGCTTTTGGATATTGGTTGCTACAGTACCTGAAAAAATTGGATAGccccaaaagcaaaaattgtcaattttttttggtaatttgagGTGAAATCTGAAAACCCAGATAAGAAAACTGAGGAATCAAAGGAATTCGGGGATTTGGATTTGAATCTATTCAAGATTTAGAAAATCGAAGATACTATTTGTTGGGTTGTTACCTGTGCTCAAGGCCATAATCTCCATACATGCAGCACTCAAGACCAGGTGCAGGACCTGCCTTGCCTGTTGTCATCTTGTACCATGTACCATGtagtttttagagagagagagagagatgaactgGCATAACAAAATGGTTCTTTATgagagggcatttttgtccaaaaaggCCCAAATTACTGACATGTGACCTTCTAGCAAACAGTTCTAAGAAGGAAGGGTGTCACTTGGGTAACGGgaatagttgagggggtctccgtgggcgcttttaaatgtgagggggtgTTTACAAGAAatagtgatagttgagggggtgtttatgtactttcaccttATTTCAATATAGCTAGTGCAAAACAGAGGCAAATGTCAACAAGAATAGCGGTTGTTTGCTTTCAATATAGAAAAACTTCAATCATAACAACAAGAATAGCAGTTGTTTTATGATGTATCCATGCAATCTTTACTAGTGAGCAGGCATATTTAGGACAAAAGGCGCGGTTTAGTTTTGGCATATTTGGGAATTGGGACTGTCTGATGTTGCATATGGTTATACAGGTAACGGTAAACTATCTACTGGGGAGTTTGGGTAAGAAATACTCAGATACAGTTGGAGTAGTTGACCTTGGAGGTGGATCAGTACAAATGGCATATGCTATCTCAGAGACAGATGCTGCAAATGCTCCAAGGATATCCAATGGGGAGGATACATATGTGAAGAAAATGCATctcaaaggaaaaaattattacCTCTATGTTCACAGGTTTGTTTCTCCTTTGTTGTAACGATTGCTATATTCAAGACTGATGATTTCCTTACCCTGGACAGGGCATTGCCTTATACTACCTATATATACTATCCAGACATActtcagttcacatagcttaAGCTACTCAATGTCTATGAACAGTGTTGTATTTGCATTTTTGTGaacaaaacttttgattttatgGTAACATCCTAATTTTGCTATGCTGATAAAAAATAGAATTGTTAAATAGATCAATTAATACAACTTCCACATGTGGTGTTCAGTTACTTGAACTATGGTTTATTAGCCGCTCGGGCTGAGATCTTGAAGGTTGGATACTCTGGAAGCCCCTGTATCTTGGTTGGATATGATGGTACGCCCaattctttcaattttgtaAGGCTTGAAGTTGTCTTGACATCGGTACTACTATTCATGTTGCACATTGTTCTTTTCTCTAAGATTCTTGTGATGTAGAGATGCATCGCATGACATACTAAAGCTTAATATTGTTTATAGCAACAAATATGTTCACGAGTTTCTGTGCAATTCTAGATAAGTGACATAGACATCATGACAAGTGAACTAGTGGCTTTGTATGAGTCGGTATGACCATGTCATGAGACtgataaataaacaaaattttgtACTTCCTGTGTTTGAATTTGGAGCACTCAAGAAGAGCAAAGTACACTTTTGGTCAACAGTAATGATTGTTATAACTCAAACCACTGTTTGAGTCAAGATTTTAACGGGAATCTGGGAAAAGCCTTGAGAGAAGGTAATTCAAACGTTGGAACCTAGAAGCTACATTTAGCTTGACAAACAACATTGTATCttatttggaaaattattttacacCTCCAGAGCTCTTTCTCTCAAGTCTCCAAATGACGCATCCTAAAACTGATGTGTACTTTTGCTCCAAATGAGATGGTTTGCAATGTGTCCGAACCCAATTGGACTCATCTTGAACGAGTCTTAAATGGATGTAAATGGATCCAATGGGTCAAACTATAGTTTTATCCATTAATAGCACAAACTACTACTGCTAGTCCGCTGCGTGACATTCAATATTACCACACCTTATTTACTACTCCACACCCTAAAACCCACAATTGCCACAACAAAATCAGTAATACCACTCCAAATTTTACTAATGTCACACAAAATTGCTAACACTctgcaaaaatttattaatgccacaccccttttttttttcctggacATAGACATATATTTGATATGTAATTGGAAATATGGATATGCAATTGGGTTAAGGGGCTGGTTGGTCTCACTATAAATAAATGGTTTGGGTTGGTTATGTGTAACAATTAGCTAGCTAACTAGGTTGTAAACGGGAAAGCAACCCATTTACAACCCGCTCAAATTCACCGAAGGTCCCAAACCCATCCTTTTGACACCCCTAGTTATGTGGATTCTTAATGAATTTGTTAAGTCTCCTATCGGCCACTTGAACTTTGTGAGGATTTGCGATGCTAGTTGGGCATCTGCTACTTACAATGGAATGGAATTGGAGGAAATGAGATTGGAATATCCTTTCCATTCCAAGTTTGGTTGTACTTAGGAATAGCCATTCTCATCCACAATGGAATCgtgtggcaatagtaatttttggagagGAAGTAATAATTTTGGagtgacaatagtaattttggAGTGGCCATAGTAAATTTTGGgttggcaatagtaattttggagtggcaatagtaatttttggtgtggcaaTAGTGAATCTTAGAGTGACattaataattttggtgtggcaaagaaatggaatgacaattcctttACTAGGATGAACGGTGATTCCATTTGGATTGATCATTCCATCATTtaatggtgaaccaaacatGGGAATAAGTATTCCATGGAATGACCATTCCTTTCCAACGTTGATtccatcaaaccaaacatacccttagTGTAATAGAGGTTGtcattttgttcaatttctTTGCTTTTTATTGGTAGGAAATATAATAAACCACTGTTAATTATGTATGTTTTCCATTCAAGGGCACTACAACTATGGAGGAGAATCTTATCCTGCATCAGCTTCTTCCTCTGGTTCAAGCATGGAAAAATGTAGGGGAGTAGCTACTAAAATTCTCAGAGTTAACGAACCAACATGTACGCATATGAAATGCACGTTTGGTGGGATATGGAATGGTGGAGGTGGGGATGGACAGACGAATTTATTTGTTGCCTCATTTTTCTTTGACAGGGCTGCTGAGGTACTAATCATTCCTGCTCTAGATGTGTTCAGTAATATAATctatttcacttttttgttaTGTGGCAAAAGGAATGCTGAATAAAGTTATTTCCCATATAGGCTGGCTTTGTAGATCCAAATCAGCCTGTTGCCAAAGTTCGTCCTATGTATTTTGCGAATGAAGCTAAACATGCTTGTGAAACAAGTCTCGAGGATGCCAAATCAAGATATCCACTCGTAGAGGAGGATAACCTGCCATACTTATGCATGGATCTTGTGTACGAGTTCACATTGCTTGTAGATGGGTTTGGTAAGTTCTCCCCACATTTTGCGCTTCGTTTGTTACgagtaaaaatgaaaaatgtgttAGCTGATTACGTTAATTGCGTCTTCTGGAGTTAGGATGTTAACTTGGGAATAAAGCCATTTCCTGCTGTGTACGCGTAAAATAGTTTACGGGCAAAACACTCTACCTGAATCATACGGCCAATTATTGAAAGCAAGGAAAATGCTTTCCAAGAGAATGTGTTACAGTGAAACAAACAGAGCCGTAGTCTTCTGCCAAGTTAATGTTGTCGTAATTCCTGACGTCATATTAATATTTTGCTCTTGGAAACTGAATGCTGCTTCTTTTGTACAGGTCTAGATCCAGACCAGGAGATAACATTGGTAAAGAGAGTTGAGTACCAAAATTCCAAAGTTGAGGCAGCATGGCCATTAGGCAGTGCAATTGAGGCTGTTTCATCGTTGACATAACCAGTGATCGCATTGGTCGCTTATTTGATTGATCCAATTTTTGGTTCCACTGCTTCCTATGGTCATGTAATGGCCTTATTTGCTAGCAGAGATGTTATCCTGTTTGAGCTCAGCAGTGTCCAGTTGACCAGGTAAAAATGAATTTGGGGTTATTTGCAAGGAACAACTAGAAATCACATTATCATTTGTTTTATTTGTAATCAAGTTACATAAATTTTGCTAATTCACAACTTGAGAAAGGATTATTGGAGGCATTTAAATTCATTTTTATTCGCCTTACCAGTGAACTTTTGATGTTATTAATATTTCTATCGTTTGAAAATCTTGCTTTACGTCATGTTTGGTAGGAAAGACTAAAAAGTAGAAGTTAGCCAAGAGGCCAAATTTGGTTGTTGAATGGGATTGGAAGactgttatttttttcttctcccgcCCCTCGAAATGCTTAGTCGCGTAATCTTTTAAAATGCCTCGCGCTCTCACTTTTAAACCTTGCAATGCGCTCAAGCTCTCAATTCTAGCTCTcgcgaattttagtagtttgagatttttttcttctcctgcCCCTCGAAATGCTTAGTCACGTAATCTTTTAAAATGCCTCGCGCTCTCACTTTTAAACCTTGCAATGCGCTTAAGCTCTCAATTCTAGCTCTtgcgaattttagtagtttgagatGTGTTTCAAAGACGCTTTTTTGATCGCGCCTCTGCTCATGCACGGACACGCGAATTATGTGATTTGGGCTTGAAGTAAGTGATCTAGTTTTCCCTTCACATTAGGGCACAATGATTGGCTGTGTGGAAGTGAAATTTTTGTTACTTTACCACTACCAGGATTGTATTGGTTGAAGGCTCATGATATTGATCCGGAGTACTATTGTGCTCTCGAAATTTGCGTCATCTCGAGCCTGGTATTATGATCCAAAGCGTTTACTTTTAGTAGAAAGTATacatgtgaaaaaaatttcaagttgaTTGGACATCCGTCTATAAATATTTCTTATTTCTCCTGCCGGATTAAGAGACTATGATTTGCGAGTCACATTCCTGTCGTGTCCAGATAAGAGAATTTGGATTCTAAAGAGATGTTTCATTTGCCTTTGAAATTTCTGACATCCAAACAgtcttcaattttctttgtacaaTCAATATGAAGCacaatcaatttcaaaccaATCTAGATTAGACTATAGACCACAGACCTCGAATCACAGGTCGCGAGCCCACGAATCCTGAGTTTCGGCTCCGGCCCCGGTCTAATTTAGGTGTTTGGTAACGGCGCGCACACATGTCATTTGGCTTTTCCAATTTTCATAatgagacaatttctcattcatctcttaATGGAATTTGTTCATTGTTGTTGGACTCATCTCACACAGTATGagtcccaccaaattctctttgataaaattttatttttcaacacatttttcaattttggtttatatttctatattttttcaaatcctctcgtcgagacaaaaaCATGACGTAAAAATTTGACCTAAAAACTGtaagaattaaaagaagacaACTAAAAGACGTGCCAAAAAGCCGGGGAAGACTTTTTCTTACTTCGTTGGTTGTCGGCGAGGAAATCTGTCACAGCGGTATTGGGTGAAGAGGGGTTAGCCTCAAACGAAAAACGTTTTGCCAAACCCCAAAAGacaaagtcaaaattttggACTTTTCACTCAAACAAAACCCGAGTTCATTAACTAATCTTGAAAGGATTAACAGACTATAAGTTAACAAATTAAGGGTGAAATCCCATCTGTCCCTTAATAGCCAACTGTCTCTCCTCTTGAAACTGTGGGAATTGGATTTATTTACAATTTGATTTTGTAATAGCTTGGAATTAAATTGAGTAATTACATATTAATCTATGGTCGTTTCACTATAAAAGCGTAATGGTTAGATACTTTGGTACTAGAGCGGTAGCTAGATTGATCATctaagattagtcgaggtgtatgTAAGTAGGCTCGGGCACCTGAATTATCCAAAAACTAGTgctagcccgtgcctacggcattACGCATCCCGATTGAAAGgggatggcagttgtgtgatttaggtgaaaaccgtTGACACTTAACCAGaaagtgggaggatgcactacagcctttggatcaaatgaatctaagccgttccaacaacttgtttCCACAcctttctgttttataatagagataaataaacaaatagagCGGGTGAGTTGTGATTAGTTAGAAAGTCCAAGGTTTAaatagtccaaaaaaaaaaaagaactatgggtttgatttttgaaacaCGTCAAACACTAGGGTTTGGTACGTATGTGATTATCTCTAGAACTTTTACCAAACCCATATGagtcaaaattttgacttttaatCTAACAAAATTATTGAAAGGATTAATCGATTAACTTAACAATTGAAGGGTTAAAGTATAATGGATAAAACCTTATCTGTCCCTTTATATCCAACTGTCTTGCTTCTTGATTCTTGAAACATGGATTTAGTCTCAAGTCTAAACAACTATATATATGCTTTTTGAGATTAAATTCCTTCCGTTAGTGGCGGAAACTATGGGTTTTACACCATCATTTTGGGACCTATGGTGCGTTAATTTTCAATCtaaattgtttgttttgtagGACCCGCAGAGTAGtattctcattcaaaaaattagatttACTGGACATCGATGGGtatatcaaaattttaaaattttgtttataaaatggatggtCATGGACAGTTTAACTTGATAGGATCAGATCATCGtgtattttataaactaaaattcatcTTTTGATTGATCTATTGATAtccaatcaagctgatttttctttttttgaacagcaaagaaaatttattaatctttgaaaatagattacaaaaattaaaaggatccaAATCACGAGACATCAAACAGAGCAAGAAGAACTCCAACAATTATATGCTGCTAGGAACCAGAAGGGAAAAATAACCACCCCTAGATGGCAAGAAGCTAACCCGGCCAAAAATCCAAAGAAGAGACAAAACACACCCAAGACCCAACCACCTGCCCTTGAGATGACAAATGATCAATCATGAATTTACTTAAAGCTTCCTCATCAACACCCAAATAATCTTCGcccaagattttctcaatagaCCGAGTAGCCTTTGCATCATCAAGGTGTAACATGTTAGTGTCTCTGAAAAAAGCGGATATAATGCCGCAGCAGCAATCGCAGATCTAAACACAGcgcattttttcttctttcttcttagATTTAGGAGCACCCAACATTTTTTCAATCGACTTATGCTTCCAATTTCCTTTCCCCATTTCTTTAGTCTTAATTGGGTCGAGGTC
Coding sequences:
- the LOC131324393 gene encoding apyrase 2-like, producing MPPSKRSSNNSNGGRQYYGESLPEKMRRLRKPVLVASTLVLLVCLLSFLCSSPSSDSVDSLANRKYAPGGSKSYVVIFDAGSSGSRVHVFCFDRNLDLVHIGEDLELFVQKKPGLSSYAKDPKAAALSLLSLLEQAKSVVPQELQQKTPVRVGATAGLRLLQGDASDQILQAVRDFLKDDSTFVSKADWVTVLDGTQEGAYLWVTVNYLLGSLGKKYSDTVGVVDLGGGSVQMAYAISETDAANAPRISNGEDTYVKKMHLKGKNYYLYVHSYLNYGLLAARAEILKVGYSGSPCILVGYDGHYNYGGESYPASASSSGSSMEKCRGVATKILRVNEPTCTHMKCTFGGIWNGGGGDGQTNLFVASFFFDRAAEAGFVDPNQPVAKVRPMYFANEAKHACETSLEDAKSRYPLVEEDNLPYLCMDLVYEFTLLVDGFGLDPDQEITLVKRVEYQNSKVEAAWPLGSAIEAVSSLT